One part of the Bacillus sp. FJAT-45350 genome encodes these proteins:
- a CDS encoding cold-shock protein, giving the protein MQEGTVKWFNAEKGFGFIEVDGGEDVFVHFSAIQGEGFKSLDEGQKVTFEVEQGQRGPQATNVNKA; this is encoded by the coding sequence ATGCAAGAAGGTACAGTAAAATGGTTTAACGCAGAAAAAGGTTTCGGTTTCATCGAAGTTGACGGTGGAGAAGATGTATTCGTACATTTCTCAGCTATCCAAGGCGAAGGATTTAAGTCTTTAGATGAAGGCCAAAAAGTTACTTTTGAAGTAGAGCAAGGTCAACGTGGACCTCAAGCTACAAACGTTAACAAAGCCTAA
- a CDS encoding sulfite oxidase — translation MFKPQHPLVKPYLTTRSLQPENQESPIQFIDTDIVNDSLFYKRNHFSYPTLSNSNYWLPLNGSVTTPQMFSIQDIMRFPSKTIKVVLECSGDKRSFFEPKVFGEQWEKGAISQGYWKGVPLRTLLELSGITEEAREVVVEGYDYGERKDLNNIYTYTRSLPLEKALHPDTIIAYKYNNQPIPFKHGHPLRLIVPQWYAMASVKWIKQITVIDSTFIGPFQSIDYVYYPNKDDNKDAFPVTTMNVSSTIQQPQDMEILNTGKHVLQGIAWTGEGYIESVEISTDDGNTWSDATLENQNKSGYEWTSWFYEWNVLEKGEYTIKTRATDSYNRTQPLEPFWNRKGYGYNAADKIKVKIE, via the coding sequence ATGTTCAAGCCACAACACCCACTTGTTAAACCATACTTAACGACACGAAGTTTACAACCTGAAAACCAGGAATCACCTATTCAGTTTATAGATACTGATATTGTAAACGACTCTTTATTTTATAAGCGGAACCACTTCTCATACCCAACTCTTTCAAACTCCAATTACTGGCTTCCTCTAAATGGTTCCGTCACAACACCACAAATGTTTTCCATACAAGATATCATGCGATTTCCTTCAAAAACAATAAAAGTCGTACTAGAATGTTCAGGTGACAAACGAAGTTTCTTTGAGCCTAAGGTATTTGGAGAACAATGGGAAAAGGGAGCAATTAGCCAAGGTTACTGGAAAGGAGTTCCGTTACGAACCCTCCTTGAGTTATCTGGAATTACGGAAGAAGCAAGAGAAGTTGTCGTTGAAGGTTATGATTACGGAGAAAGAAAGGACTTAAATAACATTTACACCTACACTAGAAGCTTACCATTAGAAAAAGCTCTCCACCCTGACACAATTATCGCTTATAAATATAATAATCAACCTATACCATTCAAGCATGGTCACCCGTTACGATTAATAGTCCCGCAATGGTATGCTATGGCTTCGGTTAAATGGATTAAGCAAATCACAGTCATTGATTCTACTTTTATAGGCCCCTTTCAATCGATTGATTATGTATATTACCCAAATAAGGATGATAATAAAGATGCATTTCCTGTCACAACAATGAACGTAAGCTCAACCATTCAACAGCCGCAAGACATGGAGATCCTCAATACAGGTAAGCATGTCCTTCAAGGCATTGCTTGGACAGGTGAAGGATATATAGAAAGTGTGGAGATTAGTACCGATGACGGAAACACTTGGTCAGATGCCACTTTAGAAAATCAAAATAAGTCTGGGTATGAATGGACTTCTTGGTTTTATGAATGGAATGTGTTAGAAAAAGGTGAATATACGATTAAAACAAGAGCAACAGATTCATATAACAGAACTCAACCATTAGAGCCCTTCTGGAACAGAAAAGGCTATGGGTATAATGCAGCTGATAAAATTAAAGTTAAGATTGAATAA
- a CDS encoding GNAT family N-acetyltransferase: protein MIRTYRVEDKEFIVSSHYDLYSKEYGYDLSFRDFIEESVSGFIERADSDETIFILEISEKQSGSVSIKKVNDTTAQLGLFLVEPNVQGTGYGQKLVETAINFSKEKGFESIILWTNSELKSARRIYERVGFELKQTQTQMLSNKELIEEKWELMIVDSKR, encoded by the coding sequence ATGATACGTACATATAGGGTAGAAGATAAAGAATTCATAGTAAGTTCTCACTATGATTTATATAGTAAAGAATATGGATACGATTTATCTTTTCGAGATTTTATAGAAGAAAGTGTTAGTGGGTTTATTGAGCGGGCAGACTCTGACGAAACCATTTTCATTTTAGAGATTAGTGAGAAACAAAGTGGTTCCGTTAGTATTAAAAAGGTTAATGACACTACTGCACAATTGGGTTTATTTCTTGTTGAACCTAATGTTCAAGGTACTGGCTATGGACAGAAGTTAGTCGAAACAGCTATTAACTTTAGCAAAGAAAAAGGATTTGAGAGTATCATTCTCTGGACTAATAGCGAATTAAAATCAGCAAGGCGAATTTATGAGAGAGTTGGATTTGAATTAAAGCAAACTCAAACTCAAATGCTTTCCAATAAGGAACTTATCGAAGAGAAATGGGAGTTAATGATAGTAGATAGCAAGAGGTAA
- a CDS encoding MBL fold metallo-hydrolase, producing the protein MEEIIMQELKRKGNSFWYMTPVSETDRPILGMVVGTEKNLMIDAGNSEAHAQLFLEKLTEHTISKPDLLVITHWHWDHIFGMSALKNALSISSSTTKKVMNTLTEYEWTDEALDQRVKEGTEIEFCANCIKKEFGEERNIHIHLPTLTFNDQLEINLGGVTCVLKHVGGDHSKDSVVVYIKEEKILFLGDSMYPDIFSPKWNYTTKHTLKLIQKLEAFEAETYILSHTKVINRNEFLQEIELLKVVGQLTERYKGNPEKIKSKYYQTLDRELHEDELETIEYFVNGYEVSNI; encoded by the coding sequence ATGGAGGAAATTATTATGCAGGAATTAAAAAGAAAAGGAAATTCATTTTGGTATATGACACCTGTTTCTGAAACTGACAGACCGATTTTAGGAATGGTCGTTGGAACGGAAAAGAACTTGATGATAGATGCAGGAAATTCAGAAGCTCATGCACAATTGTTTTTAGAAAAGTTAACGGAACATACTATTTCAAAGCCTGATTTACTTGTAATCACTCATTGGCATTGGGATCATATTTTTGGAATGTCGGCACTAAAGAATGCTTTGTCTATCTCATCTTCCACTACGAAGAAAGTAATGAATACACTAACCGAATATGAATGGACAGATGAGGCTTTAGACCAACGAGTAAAAGAAGGAACAGAAATTGAATTTTGTGCGAATTGTATTAAAAAAGAGTTTGGTGAAGAAAGAAATATACATATTCATTTACCTACATTAACTTTTAATGATCAGCTTGAAATAAATCTTGGTGGTGTGACTTGTGTGTTGAAACATGTAGGAGGTGACCATTCAAAAGACTCTGTTGTTGTTTATATTAAGGAAGAAAAAATATTATTTCTAGGAGATAGTATGTATCCAGATATTTTTTCACCGAAGTGGAACTATACAACAAAACATACTTTAAAGTTAATACAAAAACTAGAAGCTTTTGAGGCAGAGACATACATCTTATCACATACGAAAGTTATTAATAGAAATGAATTTTTGCAAGAAATTGAATTGTTAAAAGTAGTAGGACAACTTACTGAGAGATATAAAGGTAACCCTGAGAAAATAAAGTCAAAATATTATCAAACGCTAGATAGAGAGTTACATGAAGATGAGCTTGAAACGATAGAGTATTTTGTAAATGGTTATGAAGTGAGTAATATTTAA
- a CDS encoding serine/threonine protein kinase, producing the protein MISYNKLAHSVEYNTNGSRVELVGKSDELELIGEGRSAFAFRIQSTDKVLKIFFPTHIHVVDEEVEAYKVLSENPYFPRMYESGNNYLVIDFIEGQTMFNCLTKGIIIKDKHIDEIEKALKLAKVKGLNPSDIHLRNILITKEGNVKVIDVARFRQKHSCSQWKDLKKAYQYYKSIMFPKQLPAFILNFVSYLYKKEWLKLFL; encoded by the coding sequence ATGATATCTTATAATAAGCTAGCTCACAGTGTCGAATATAATACAAATGGTTCAAGGGTTGAACTTGTAGGTAAATCTGATGAATTAGAACTGATAGGTGAAGGTAGGAGCGCATTTGCTTTTAGAATTCAATCCACTGATAAGGTTTTAAAGATATTTTTTCCAACTCATATACATGTAGTGGATGAAGAAGTAGAAGCGTATAAAGTATTATCTGAAAATCCATATTTTCCTAGAATGTATGAATCAGGAAACAACTATTTGGTCATAGACTTTATCGAGGGGCAGACTATGTTTAACTGCTTAACAAAAGGGATTATCATAAAGGATAAGCATATTGATGAGATTGAAAAGGCTCTAAAACTAGCAAAAGTAAAAGGGTTAAATCCTTCTGATATTCATTTGCGAAATATATTAATCACAAAAGAAGGAAATGTAAAAGTTATAGATGTTGCAAGGTTTAGGCAAAAGCACTCATGTTCACAGTGGAAAGATTTAAAAAAAGCATATCAATATTATAAGTCGATAATGTTCCCTAAACAATTACCTGCTTTTATCTTAAACTTTGTATCCTATCTTTATAAGAAAGAATGGCTAAAGTTATTTTTATAA
- a CDS encoding zinc ribbon domain-containing protein: MSFFSWSKKKKYKYDKYGNRHYQRKGLLGKLSQILRSSSYSNKNYNPNRYQRYQNYVPIQNRPNLRKLSCGRCQSNIPAGSKFCLECGEQVVTSPMNCTNCGVKLPNGAKFCSNCGTKTNR; the protein is encoded by the coding sequence ATGAGTTTTTTTTCATGGTCGAAGAAAAAGAAATACAAGTATGATAAATATGGAAACCGTCACTATCAGAGAAAAGGCTTACTAGGGAAGCTATCCCAAATCCTTAGATCGAGCAGCTATTCTAACAAAAATTATAATCCTAATCGTTATCAAAGGTACCAGAATTACGTTCCCATTCAAAATAGACCAAATCTACGAAAACTTAGTTGTGGAAGATGCCAATCGAATATTCCAGCCGGCTCAAAGTTTTGTTTAGAGTGTGGGGAACAGGTCGTCACATCACCAATGAATTGCACAAATTGTGGTGTAAAGTTACCTAACGGAGCAAAATTCTGTTCCAATTGCGGCACGAAAACAAATCGTTGA
- a CDS encoding serine/threonine protein kinase, producing the protein MFTSSKKWLGKTIKNYTILQKLGEGRYGVTYLATTPQDEIVVIKRFKPLMFKLNKKKNAYEAVLLSQIDHSGIPKMLGVINVKGFYGFVLEYIPGTTIEKVIFQQNYQFTNSEIFHIGIQLIQIIKYLHHLGIVHRDIRIPNVLLNNNKVSLIDFGLARWIDNEEYTFEQDFSYLGDFLLYLHYSSFHKNEKYNRPWYEELDLSDPQIQCYKKLLRLAPPYTTINQVEKDFLKVWGR; encoded by the coding sequence TTGTTCACCAGTTCAAAAAAGTGGCTTGGTAAAACGATTAAGAATTATACGATCCTACAAAAATTGGGGGAAGGACGATATGGCGTGACGTACCTTGCTACTACACCTCAAGATGAGATCGTTGTCATTAAACGGTTTAAACCGTTGATGTTTAAATTAAACAAGAAAAAGAATGCTTATGAAGCGGTACTCCTTTCACAAATCGACCACAGCGGAATTCCGAAAATGTTAGGTGTTATTAACGTGAAAGGTTTTTATGGATTTGTCCTTGAATATATACCAGGCACAACTATAGAAAAAGTCATTTTCCAACAAAACTATCAGTTTACAAACAGTGAAATTTTTCATATTGGAATCCAGCTTATCCAAATTATTAAATATTTACATCACTTAGGTATAGTCCATCGTGATATTCGAATTCCTAATGTCCTTCTAAATAATAATAAAGTTTCATTAATTGACTTTGGACTTGCACGCTGGATAGACAATGAGGAATATACGTTTGAACAAGATTTTTCTTATCTCGGAGACTTCTTACTATACCTTCACTATTCTTCGTTTCATAAAAACGAAAAATATAACCGACCTTGGTATGAAGAACTCGACCTATCCGACCCCCAAATACAATGTTACAAAAAATTACTACGACTCGCCCCGCCATACACCACCATAAACCAAGTGGAGAAAGATTTTCTTAAAGTATGGGGGCGGTGA
- a CDS encoding DUF2535 family protein, whose amino-acid sequence MKKLDLYHRSGVKYSIINIPTTDESKKFFIEYQLQKFIDDIESESKLLVEYCFTNYLEQLNVNK is encoded by the coding sequence ATGAAAAAACTTGATTTATATCATAGAAGTGGAGTTAAGTATTCTATTATAAATATCCCAACAACAGACGAATCAAAAAAATTCTTTATTGAATATCAACTACAAAAGTTCATTGATGATATTGAAAGTGAAAGCAAGCTTCTTGTTGAATATTGCTTTACTAATTACCTAGAACAATTAAATGTAAATAAATAA
- a CDS encoding flavin monoamine oxidase family protein, producing MINYAIPELPMEQMISIIRNGLIETKIPKKIIIIGAGMAGLVSASLLKEAGHNVTIFEATNRVGGRIFTIRRDFRDGQYLEAGAMRIPHTHLLTLEYIKKFQLPVNEFINSTPNDFIYVKEKRVRLRMYEQNPDILRFPVYPHERGKTAGELLQWAIQPVTDIVERDPIRGWSWAIQELDRYSMDTYLRYNPFGRTLSTGAIEKIKVILTLEGLMELSFLEILRELLVLFTPDITFYEITGGNDHLPNAFTDQLKDDIQYGLRVRSITQHDNQVTVRAIHQILEPVEITGDLVIVTVPFTVLQFIDIEPRNSFSENKWKAIREMNYAGSTKTGIQFKNRFWEKQGLYGGQSITDLPIKYVQYPSHDLGTGGPGVIVGSYTWDDDAIPWDSLDDEERFQYVLRGLARIHGDQVYREFQGGVSHSWIRYPYSAGAFTLLRPEQIKELFPHIATPEGRVHFAGEHASTAHAWIQGAIESGIRVADEVNDLPRTYFGS from the coding sequence ATGATAAATTACGCTATCCCTGAGTTGCCTATGGAACAAATGATTTCAATCATTCGTAATGGACTAATAGAAACTAAAATCCCAAAAAAGATTATAATTATTGGGGCAGGTATGGCAGGACTTGTCTCTGCATCATTGCTTAAAGAAGCTGGACATAATGTAACAATCTTTGAAGCTACAAATAGGGTTGGAGGAAGGATCTTTACAATAAGAAGAGATTTTAGGGATGGGCAATATCTTGAAGCTGGGGCCATGCGTATTCCTCACACTCATTTATTGACGTTAGAGTATATAAAAAAATTTCAACTTCCGGTTAATGAATTTATTAATTCGACCCCTAATGACTTTATCTATGTAAAAGAAAAAAGAGTCCGTTTAAGAATGTATGAACAAAACCCTGACATTTTGCGATTCCCTGTTTATCCACACGAAAGAGGTAAAACTGCTGGAGAATTGTTACAGTGGGCGATACAGCCAGTGACAGATATCGTTGAGCGAGACCCAATAAGAGGTTGGTCTTGGGCGATACAAGAATTGGATAGATACTCCATGGATACTTATTTAAGGTATAATCCATTTGGACGTACACTATCTACTGGGGCTATTGAAAAGATTAAAGTCATTCTTACTTTGGAAGGATTGATGGAACTTTCTTTTTTGGAAATATTACGTGAACTGTTAGTCCTATTTACACCTGATATTACCTTTTATGAAATTACAGGTGGAAACGACCACCTTCCAAACGCGTTTACAGATCAATTGAAAGATGATATTCAATATGGTCTTCGAGTGAGGAGCATTACACAGCATGACAATCAAGTAACGGTCCGTGCCATCCACCAGATTTTAGAGCCAGTTGAAATCACTGGTGATCTTGTGATTGTGACCGTTCCTTTTACGGTACTCCAATTTATAGATATTGAACCACGCAATTCTTTTTCTGAAAACAAATGGAAAGCAATTCGAGAAATGAATTATGCTGGCTCTACGAAGACTGGAATACAGTTTAAAAACAGGTTCTGGGAAAAGCAAGGGCTCTATGGTGGTCAATCAATAACTGATCTGCCTATTAAATATGTACAGTACCCAAGTCATGACCTTGGCACAGGTGGACCAGGTGTCATAGTGGGAAGTTATACATGGGATGATGATGCTATTCCATGGGATAGTTTAGACGATGAGGAGCGCTTTCAATATGTATTAAGAGGCTTAGCTAGAATACATGGTGATCAGGTGTATCGTGAGTTTCAAGGAGGAGTAAGTCATAGTTGGATCAGATATCCATATTCTGCTGGAGCTTTTACATTGTTAAGACCAGAACAGATAAAAGAATTATTCCCACATATAGCTACACCCGAGGGAAGAGTTCATTTTGCTGGCGAACATGCCTCAACGGCTCATGCCTGGATCCAAGGAGCAATTGAATCTGGTATTCGAGTTGCAGATGAAGTCAATGATTTACCTAGAACTTACTTTGGATCCTAA